A genomic stretch from Leptotrichia sp. HSP-536 includes:
- a CDS encoding translocation/assembly module TamB domain-containing protein — MKYIKKSLIVFIFLLISLFVLKFYISTKNFKSVLTSILKSNGLNVEFNGVWLIGFSKIQINNLKVKDMKGKVVVYGKKTTAGISLLMPTRLNRIDIYNGVVNLERRKNNDFNIFHVIKKDPKKRETFDPTSRIGKLHIHNGVLNYTDISFPKKIQKKLVKVSGNLETAKSRGFSLVAKGSGNKNQDGTIEQIKVELKQLVKSKQSIYSMFDTMKNSDKRRKEFRLNFSFGNIGIREELGQYVPLDMIKAKGGILNGVLKLSEDKVKKKMNVLGNLKIKNGKLSYVDFDGDIENVNAVIDLKKEKITVKADTKLSEQPVSLSLDYIPEKNKLNLKLNASNVPFEEIARYKVIKDTKFTATGGITGNLDVNVDIKSKKATLDGKFSSDNIGISNYNFQNVKTAMKIADNKVTLDNTTFVFNEEFSGFRINQDVKIGKFVYDLKNKNGSGNYVLKNLGSDFDIKTFTGNAKISSKNVVTGTLNSRLINARYTVNPTKQTVVINARSKGYLKVNYGGNRYVVSPDIENLVVKFNETNVLRSGRLRLKLKDLSVPFIKTIRTNIKIHNGNYRVIGTAGTKGGTVVNINGTTTSDMKHSYTLNIPKTTDIAHELRVNGYSFKGLNKAKIPATATARINGSGSHFSGKYELFSPYGEYIGEYEKLRVNGKINDLTNLDLTVNTNMNELWFGYQRLKNVKANLNIKNNAINILNIQNENLSANGKFDIKTGKMNINAKLKDYMLYDTSSQKLNLNVGVLTANLSGTVDKLSGTISLPAAPTTIKSNYIGDTNAFLKIKNGVIDFQNVTLRDNKLFGTYDLKTGLSDIKLSLNEPDIPKLLNVSDLTFGTKSNLSLKGDLNNFNLSGDLALKNMSLKTYKLPQITANVEYSNGNIDKLFKYGIFDIQKLKFFGDNNEVLFETHTKFDLANVNIDYKLANQKFSLDSVQDLKDKGYSGDVDLSFMYRGSFEKFITGLQIKSDNITLSGFPVKSVDIDLQANEKTLNIGQFYVEYEDNPLLVNGYFQFAPIKYNVSMLAKNFNLDFLGVNKDVKQASGIANIDAIFSNEFTTGHILLDNFNYKTKDKLTLVDNINANIDLKNNKLIVNRLDGGYNGGTFKVTGNLDVPTIPQDFMKTKRLELGKIELNAALNKVGIHYGKGIDLAVSGNAVFTENKLLGDLIIDSAEIRELPDFNSKSETASLSEEEQAKKAKDKTIVEGIVEEVIDKILKQYSVKLNVQTGNNVKLNIPNISIVRNIKGRIKGDSEITYNDSQIGIDGEYTITKGSFSANGNDFKIDGAEIRFVPTINGMTNSISNPFVIFDASTIVNGDRIEINVSGNVNDPKISFSSSSGKTREEIISMLAFNTVLGDGKKDDKSSDGAIITSSLINSALNELIFSSVTGKIRDVLGMSKVSVSTNVNSSKDGGYSASTTLSLQDNLYKDKLFWNVALKFPYQTSKAEGKEPISYNAWLGYNVTNGLDLRLGGENINKSKVYMTNGSRINYYFGIDFSTRADTFGDILKKIFRSKKLDTLEK; from the coding sequence ATGAAATACATAAAGAAATCTTTAATCGTGTTTATTTTTCTTCTGATATCTTTATTCGTGCTAAAGTTTTATATTTCAACTAAAAACTTTAAAAGTGTTCTAACCTCGATTTTGAAAAGTAATGGACTGAATGTTGAGTTTAACGGCGTCTGGCTTATTGGATTTAGTAAAATTCAGATTAACAATCTAAAAGTTAAGGATATGAAAGGAAAAGTAGTTGTTTATGGTAAAAAAACTACAGCTGGAATAAGTTTGCTTATGCCGACAAGACTTAACCGGATTGATATCTATAACGGTGTTGTAAATCTGGAACGTAGAAAAAACAATGACTTCAATATTTTCCATGTAATAAAAAAAGATCCTAAAAAGCGGGAAACATTTGACCCGACAAGTAGAATAGGAAAACTTCATATTCACAATGGAGTTCTAAATTATACAGACATAAGCTTTCCTAAAAAAATACAGAAAAAGCTGGTAAAAGTAAGCGGAAATCTGGAAACAGCAAAATCTCGTGGATTTTCATTAGTAGCAAAAGGTTCTGGAAATAAAAATCAAGATGGAACAATAGAACAGATAAAAGTTGAACTGAAACAGCTTGTAAAATCAAAACAATCAATTTATTCAATGTTTGACACAATGAAAAACAGCGATAAACGACGAAAGGAATTCCGTCTGAATTTCAGTTTTGGAAACATTGGCATAAGGGAAGAACTAGGACAATATGTACCACTTGATATGATCAAGGCAAAAGGTGGAATATTGAACGGAGTGCTTAAATTAAGTGAAGATAAAGTTAAGAAAAAAATGAATGTTCTAGGAAATCTGAAAATAAAAAATGGGAAACTTAGCTACGTTGATTTTGACGGCGATATCGAAAATGTTAATGCTGTAATTGACTTGAAAAAAGAAAAGATTACAGTAAAGGCTGATACAAAATTAAGTGAACAGCCAGTATCCCTGTCACTTGATTACATTCCTGAAAAGAACAAGCTGAATTTAAAATTGAACGCTAGTAACGTTCCTTTTGAAGAAATTGCCCGATATAAAGTGATAAAAGACACGAAATTTACTGCTACAGGTGGAATTACAGGAAACCTTGATGTAAATGTTGATATTAAAAGCAAAAAAGCTACACTTGACGGAAAATTCTCTTCAGATAACATAGGTATCTCGAACTATAATTTCCAAAATGTAAAAACTGCAATGAAAATCGCAGATAATAAGGTGACTCTAGATAATACGACATTTGTATTCAACGAAGAATTTTCAGGATTTAGAATCAATCAGGATGTAAAAATTGGAAAATTTGTGTACGATTTGAAAAATAAAAATGGAAGCGGAAACTATGTACTAAAAAATTTAGGTTCAGATTTTGACATAAAAACATTTACTGGAAATGCAAAAATTTCATCAAAAAACGTCGTAACTGGAACACTAAACTCCAGACTTATAAATGCAAGGTACACTGTAAATCCTACAAAACAGACAGTTGTAATAAATGCTAGAAGCAAAGGCTATCTAAAAGTAAATTATGGTGGGAACAGATATGTAGTAAGTCCGGATATTGAAAATTTAGTTGTGAAATTTAATGAAACCAATGTTTTGCGTTCAGGAAGACTTCGTTTAAAATTAAAGGACCTTTCAGTTCCATTTATCAAAACGATAAGAACAAACATAAAAATTCACAATGGAAACTACAGAGTAATCGGAACAGCAGGAACAAAGGGCGGAACAGTTGTAAATATTAACGGAACGACAACTTCAGATATGAAACATTCTTACACGTTAAATATTCCCAAGACTACAGACATTGCACACGAACTAAGGGTAAATGGCTATAGTTTTAAGGGACTGAACAAGGCAAAAATACCGGCAACTGCAACGGCTAGAATTAACGGAAGCGGCAGTCATTTTTCCGGGAAATACGAACTTTTCAGTCCCTATGGGGAATACATTGGAGAATATGAGAAACTGCGTGTAAATGGTAAGATTAACGACTTGACAAATTTAGACTTGACAGTCAATACGAATATGAATGAACTTTGGTTTGGCTATCAGCGTTTAAAAAATGTTAAGGCAAATCTAAATATAAAAAACAATGCTATCAATATCTTGAATATACAAAATGAAAATTTATCAGCCAATGGGAAATTTGATATAAAAACTGGAAAAATGAATATAAATGCAAAATTAAAAGATTATATGCTTTATGATACTTCCAGCCAGAAACTCAATCTAAACGTTGGGGTTCTAACTGCAAATTTGTCAGGAACTGTTGACAAGCTTTCAGGAACAATCTCATTGCCAGCTGCACCAACTACAATAAAATCAAATTATATAGGTGACACAAATGCCTTTTTAAAAATCAAAAATGGAGTTATAGACTTTCAGAACGTAACTTTACGGGATAACAAGCTATTTGGAACTTACGATTTGAAAACAGGACTTTCTGATATAAAACTTAGCTTAAATGAGCCTGATATTCCAAAACTTTTAAATGTATCTGATTTAACATTTGGAACAAAATCAAATCTTAGCTTGAAAGGTGATTTAAATAATTTTAATTTGTCAGGTGACCTGGCTTTAAAAAATATGAGCTTGAAAACTTATAAACTCCCACAAATTACAGCAAATGTTGAATACTCCAATGGAAATATTGACAAATTATTTAAGTATGGAATATTTGACATACAAAAATTAAAATTTTTTGGAGATAATAACGAAGTACTATTTGAAACACATACAAAATTTGATTTAGCTAACGTAAATATTGATTATAAATTGGCAAATCAAAAATTTTCACTTGATTCGGTACAGGATTTGAAGGATAAGGGATACAGTGGAGATGTTGATCTTAGCTTTATGTATCGTGGAAGTTTTGAAAAATTCATAACTGGACTTCAAATAAAGTCAGACAATATAACACTTAGCGGTTTTCCTGTAAAAAGTGTAGATATTGACCTTCAGGCTAATGAAAAAACATTAAATATAGGGCAGTTTTATGTGGAATACGAAGATAATCCGCTCCTAGTAAATGGATACTTTCAGTTTGCGCCGATAAAATATAATGTTTCGATGCTTGCAAAAAATTTTAATTTAGATTTTTTAGGAGTTAATAAAGATGTAAAACAAGCAAGCGGAATCGCAAATATAGATGCGATTTTCTCAAATGAATTTACAACAGGACATATCTTGCTGGATAATTTTAACTACAAGACAAAAGATAAATTGACACTTGTGGATAATATAAATGCCAATATTGATTTAAAAAATAACAAGCTTATTGTAAATCGGCTAGATGGAGGATATAATGGTGGAACTTTTAAAGTAACAGGTAATCTGGACGTTCCAACAATTCCACAGGACTTTATGAAAACAAAACGTCTAGAACTAGGAAAAATCGAATTGAATGCAGCACTTAATAAAGTTGGAATACATTATGGAAAAGGAATCGACCTGGCAGTTTCAGGAAATGCGGTATTCACAGAAAATAAGCTATTAGGAGATTTAATTATTGATAGTGCAGAAATACGTGAATTGCCAGATTTCAATTCTAAATCCGAAACAGCATCCCTTTCTGAAGAAGAACAGGCTAAAAAAGCAAAAGACAAAACAATTGTAGAGGGAATTGTAGAAGAGGTTATTGACAAAATACTAAAGCAATATAGTGTCAAACTTAATGTACAGACTGGAAATAATGTAAAACTGAATATTCCCAATATAAGTATTGTAAGGAACATCAAAGGAAGAATAAAAGGAGATTCCGAAATCACTTATAATGATAGTCAAATTGGAATAGATGGAGAATATACAATTACAAAAGGTTCATTTTCAGCAAATGGAAATGACTTCAAAATAGATGGTGCGGAAATAAGATTTGTTCCAACTATTAACGGAATGACAAATTCAATCAGCAATCCCTTTGTAATATTTGACGCGAGTACAATAGTGAACGGAGATAGAATAGAAATAAACGTAAGTGGAAATGTAAACGATCCTAAAATAAGTTTTTCATCTTCTTCGGGAAAAACTCGGGAAGAAATCATATCAATGCTTGCATTTAATACTGTTCTCGGAGATGGGAAAAAAGATGATAAATCATCTGACGGAGCGATAATCACGAGTTCTTTAATAAATAGTGCATTAAATGAGTTGATTTTTTCATCAGTAACTGGTAAAATTAGAGATGTATTGGGGATGTCCAAAGTATCTGTTTCAACAAATGTAAATTCATCCAAAGATGGAGGATATAGCGCATCTACAACACTTTCACTTCAAGATAACTTATATAAAGATAAACTATTTTGGAATGTGGCTCTCAAATTTCCATATCAAACTTCAAAAGCAGAAGGAAAGGAACCTATAAGCTATAACGCCTGGCTTGGCTATAATGTTACAAATGGTTTAGATTTACGTCTTGGAGGAGAAAATATAAATAAATCCAAAGTATATATGACTAACGGATCAAGAATAAATTATTATTTTGGAATTGATTTTTCGACAAGAGCAGATACATTTGGAGATATTTTGAAGAAAATATTTAGATCGAAAAAACTCGATACATTAGAAAAATAG
- a CDS encoding BamA/OMP85 family outer membrane protein, with protein sequence MSKQKVKNKIYALIIVVTLFISVNNLSQAEEKSKTVGTNELGNNQGNFAEKKSKNSDTDSETNDTDSAADTSLNSEIELVKVKGKKTKESKNKEKDQPEIQEQKIDYKVGSINIIQSSTEVSSDLLSPQIPVKTGDSYSNKSLSDIYLSLRRLEYIQDVSISPQAEGENVKISVEVSESPNAGEILRRQQMQKEMEKETNYTVSGVDIQGIKLLNKEDYLKDLPIKAGDIFIPQRAMDGGLKIFQSGYFSSVEPKVERKADNTVSVLYEVKENPIIQSVNFKGNTLFSNEELEKALKVKVGSILNANLLTPNKNGIIDLYNKNGYDVVRIESINVSQEGVVDLGLTEGVIDSVEYTKKISKRNNERLSLKHMTLRTKPYVFERYQKIIPGDIYNSKNLEATLKELYRTGIFTSIVPKVSEKENDENARNIELIVEERPTTTINGSISYGTSVGLIGEVKLSDSNFLGNAQDASVSFSASNKGDKTFELSWFDPWIRGTERIQAGGSAYWTESVDDNAEKDEVEKVKKLGTRWTVGKGLNSDIFVRLSTRFEHFKELFGNKTVNDKYNLFAITPMLIYDTRNNSFSPSKGIYATFSYERGELIKDPRQYDQFEADLRAYHPTFFGEKNVMAYRAAWGKTGSGTPEALKFSIGGSESLRGYDSGVFDGYDKFHATIENRTKINETIQLVAFFDIGNAWQREGRDPVTGKRIYKPNRKEAHDFKDLKKGYGVGVRLNTPIGPLRFDYGWPMDPEKKGDKKDKGKFYFSFGQSF encoded by the coding sequence ATGTCAAAACAAAAAGTGAAAAATAAAATTTATGCTTTAATTATTGTGGTAACATTGTTTATTTCTGTAAATAATTTATCTCAGGCAGAAGAAAAGAGCAAAACGGTTGGAACTAATGAATTAGGAAATAACCAGGGGAACTTTGCTGAAAAGAAAAGTAAAAACTCTGATACCGACAGTGAAACAAATGACACAGACAGTGCAGCTGATACATCCCTTAATAGTGAAATAGAATTAGTTAAAGTTAAAGGCAAAAAAACAAAAGAATCTAAAAATAAAGAAAAGGATCAACCAGAAATTCAGGAACAAAAAATAGATTACAAAGTTGGTTCAATTAACATTATACAATCATCAACTGAAGTTTCATCTGATTTATTGTCACCACAGATTCCAGTAAAAACAGGAGACAGCTATTCAAATAAAAGTTTGAGCGATATCTATTTGTCACTTAGAAGGCTGGAATACATTCAAGATGTAAGTATTTCTCCACAAGCTGAAGGCGAAAATGTAAAAATATCAGTAGAAGTAAGTGAATCTCCAAATGCAGGAGAAATTTTAAGAAGACAGCAAATGCAGAAAGAAATGGAAAAAGAAACAAATTATACAGTATCAGGTGTTGATATACAAGGTATAAAACTTCTAAACAAAGAAGACTACCTAAAAGATCTTCCCATAAAAGCTGGAGATATTTTCATACCACAAAGAGCAATGGATGGAGGATTAAAAATATTCCAGTCAGGATATTTTTCATCAGTTGAGCCGAAAGTTGAAAGAAAAGCTGACAACACTGTATCTGTTCTTTACGAAGTTAAGGAAAATCCAATTATTCAAAGTGTTAATTTTAAAGGGAATACTTTATTTTCGAATGAAGAATTAGAAAAAGCTTTAAAAGTAAAAGTTGGAAGTATATTAAATGCAAATCTTTTAACTCCCAATAAAAATGGAATAATTGACCTGTATAATAAAAATGGATACGATGTTGTGAGAATTGAATCTATAAATGTTTCACAAGAAGGAGTTGTTGACTTAGGATTAACAGAAGGGGTTATTGATTCTGTTGAATATACAAAAAAAATCTCGAAAAGAAACAATGAAAGACTATCTTTAAAACATATGACTTTAAGAACAAAACCATATGTATTTGAAAGATATCAAAAAATAATTCCTGGAGATATTTATAATAGTAAAAATTTAGAAGCAACACTTAAAGAACTTTACAGAACTGGAATATTTACTTCAATTGTCCCAAAAGTTAGTGAAAAAGAGAACGATGAAAATGCAAGAAATATAGAACTTATAGTGGAAGAAAGACCTACAACCACAATTAATGGAAGTATTTCATATGGAACTTCTGTCGGATTAATAGGAGAAGTCAAATTATCAGATTCAAACTTCCTGGGAAACGCACAAGATGCTTCTGTTAGTTTTTCAGCTTCAAACAAAGGTGATAAAACATTTGAATTAAGCTGGTTTGATCCTTGGATACGTGGAACTGAAAGAATTCAGGCGGGAGGATCGGCCTACTGGACTGAATCTGTCGATGACAATGCGGAAAAAGATGAAGTAGAAAAAGTTAAAAAACTAGGGACACGTTGGACAGTTGGTAAAGGGCTGAACAGTGACATTTTTGTAAGATTATCTACAAGATTTGAACACTTCAAAGAATTATTTGGAAATAAAACAGTAAATGATAAATATAATTTGTTTGCGATTACTCCAATGTTAATTTATGATACAAGAAACAATAGCTTTAGTCCAAGTAAAGGTATCTATGCAACATTCTCATACGAGCGAGGGGAACTTATAAAGGATCCTAGGCAATATGATCAGTTTGAAGCAGATTTAAGGGCTTATCATCCAACTTTCTTTGGTGAAAAAAACGTAATGGCATATAGAGCAGCTTGGGGTAAAACTGGAAGTGGAACTCCTGAAGCATTGAAATTCAGCATTGGAGGATCAGAATCACTTCGTGGATATGATTCTGGTGTGTTTGATGGATATGATAAATTTCATGCAACTATTGAAAATAGAACAAAAATTAATGAAACAATCCAACTAGTGGCATTTTTTGATATTGGTAATGCCTGGCAGAGAGAAGGAAGAGATCCTGTTACAGGTAAAAGAATATACAAACCAAATAGAAAAGAAGCACACGACTTTAAAGATCTTAAAAAAGGTTATGGAGTTGGTGTAAGATTAAATACGCCAATTGGACCATTAAGATTTGATTATGGTTGGCCAATGGATCCTGAGAAAAAAGGTGACAAAAAAGATAAAGGTAAATTTTACTTTAGCTTTGGACAATCATTCTAA
- the lpxD gene encoding UDP-3-O-(3-hydroxymyristoyl)glucosamine N-acyltransferase, with the protein MYNINEIAGLINGEIKGNATLSFTRLAPFFHSNEKEITFAADEKMLKNIDKCNAGAVIVPDLPNLPADKTFIIVKNNPRELMPILLNYFKPKLKPFENQIENSAQIDETANVSKINTYIGHNVKIGKNVIIYPNVSIFEGTEIADDCIIYSNVTIREFSKIGRGTILQPGAVIGADGFGFVKVNGNNIKIEQIGHVILGEEVEIGANSCIDRGAIGDTIVKRGTKIDNLVHIAHNDIIGENCLIVAQTGISGSVEVGDNSTLAGQVGVAGHLKIGNNVVIAAKSGVTNDVPDGKQMSGYPLREHMEDLRVKMAMGKVPELVKRVKKLEKELKRDEK; encoded by the coding sequence ATGTATAATATAAATGAGATTGCAGGATTAATAAACGGAGAAATAAAAGGAAATGCTACACTAAGTTTTACAAGGCTCGCGCCATTTTTCCATTCAAATGAAAAAGAGATTACATTTGCTGCAGATGAAAAAATGTTAAAAAATATTGATAAATGTAATGCGGGAGCTGTAATTGTGCCCGATTTGCCAAATTTACCAGCTGACAAGACATTTATTATAGTAAAAAATAATCCGAGAGAATTGATGCCGATATTATTAAATTACTTTAAGCCCAAATTAAAACCGTTTGAAAATCAGATAGAAAATTCTGCACAAATTGATGAAACAGCAAATGTTTCAAAAATAAATACATATATTGGACATAATGTGAAAATTGGAAAAAATGTAATAATTTATCCAAATGTGTCGATTTTTGAAGGAACTGAAATTGCAGACGACTGTATAATTTATTCAAATGTTACGATACGGGAGTTTTCAAAAATTGGAAGAGGTACGATTTTGCAGCCTGGAGCCGTAATTGGAGCAGATGGATTTGGATTTGTAAAAGTTAATGGAAATAATATAAAAATCGAGCAAATTGGACACGTAATTTTAGGAGAAGAAGTTGAAATTGGGGCAAATTCTTGTATTGACAGAGGAGCAATTGGAGATACGATTGTAAAAAGAGGCACTAAAATAGACAATCTGGTACATATTGCCCATAATGACATTATTGGAGAAAACTGTTTAATCGTAGCACAAACTGGTATTTCTGGAAGTGTGGAAGTTGGAGACAACTCAACTCTTGCAGGACAGGTTGGGGTGGCAGGCCACTTAAAAATTGGAAATAACGTAGTAATTGCTGCAAAATCAGGAGTTACTAACGATGTGCCTGATGGAAAGCAGATGTCAGGGTATCCTCTTCGTGAACATATGGAAGATTTAAGAGTAAAAATGGCTATGGGAAAAGTGCCTGAACTTGTAAAAAGAGTGAAAAAATTGGAAAAAGAGCTAAAAAGGGATGAAAAATAA
- a CDS encoding DUF4878 domain-containing protein: protein MRKVLLGMLMFLFVASCGSGPNKAVSKFIDNIKAEKFDEAAKYTTDENFKENMKAGYNNEIQQFLFKTLLENIEYKIIKTEKQDDETSIVTVEIKTVDMQKIFLQLFKRLTKGTFSKDGKSLTIEEIMREELESKNKEKTKNVTQFVVKKTEDGEKVVVTAENIDIMLGKLNTTLSNLNTLGNTKDETAVELPETGPSTGVSQKPEELRNQKK, encoded by the coding sequence ATGAGAAAAGTACTGTTAGGAATGTTAATGTTTTTATTCGTAGCCAGCTGTGGTTCTGGACCTAATAAAGCAGTGTCAAAATTTATTGACAATATAAAAGCTGAAAAATTTGATGAGGCAGCAAAATATACAACTGATGAAAATTTCAAAGAAAATATGAAAGCGGGATATAATAATGAAATTCAGCAATTTCTTTTTAAAACTTTGTTAGAAAATATTGAATATAAAATAATCAAAACTGAAAAACAGGATGATGAGACATCAATTGTAACTGTAGAAATAAAAACTGTAGATATGCAAAAAATATTTTTGCAGCTATTCAAAAGATTAACAAAGGGAACTTTTTCAAAGGATGGAAAATCTTTAACAATTGAAGAAATTATGAGAGAAGAACTTGAATCGAAAAATAAAGAAAAAACGAAAAATGTAACGCAATTCGTTGTGAAAAAAACAGAAGACGGAGAAAAAGTGGTAGTAACAGCTGAGAACATTGATATAATGCTTGGAAAACTAAATACAACATTATCAAATTTAAATACTTTAGGAAACACTAAAGATGAAACAGCAGTGGAATTGCCAGAAACAGGGCCTTCAACAGGTGTTTCACAAAAACCTGAAGAACTTAGAAATCAGAAAAAATAA
- a CDS encoding Hsp33 family molecular chaperone HslO: MRKSEIIRGTSKCARFFVCDTTELVKEAKKVHGLDPIATTVFGKLLTATAMMGKDLKNEKDLVTVRVNGDGPYGNMLATGNMKGEVKGYIGNPEEKFHQIIDENGNFIKDETGQVRFIGNGTMQVIKDLGLRDPFSGVTKINEEDIADIIAHYFLLSEQIKSVVALGVKLDENGEIKRAGGYLIQLLPGVEDGFIDKLENKLQQIRAITELLEGGMSLEQIVELLYEDISIFEEETDVDGAHKKIYVEDFEILEKSELEYKCNCTKDRFYKGLITLGKEEIDKILEEEGKIQVECHFCGKKYDFGKQDFENL, encoded by the coding sequence ATGAGAAAATCAGAAATAATAAGAGGAACAAGCAAATGTGCGAGATTTTTTGTCTGCGATACAACAGAACTTGTAAAAGAGGCAAAGAAAGTACATGGACTTGATCCAATAGCAACGACTGTTTTTGGGAAACTATTGACAGCGACGGCTATGATGGGAAAAGATTTGAAAAATGAGAAAGATTTGGTGACAGTTAGAGTAAATGGGGACGGACCTTATGGAAATATGCTTGCAACTGGAAATATGAAAGGGGAAGTAAAAGGTTATATTGGAAATCCTGAAGAAAAGTTTCATCAGATAATTGACGAAAATGGAAATTTTATAAAAGATGAAACTGGGCAAGTGAGATTTATTGGAAATGGGACGATGCAAGTTATAAAGGACTTGGGACTGCGTGATCCATTTTCTGGCGTTACAAAAATAAATGAAGAGGATATTGCAGATATAATTGCTCATTATTTTCTTTTGTCAGAGCAGATAAAATCAGTTGTCGCACTTGGTGTAAAACTGGATGAAAATGGAGAAATTAAAAGGGCTGGAGGATATCTGATACAGCTGTTGCCAGGTGTGGAAGATGGATTTATTGATAAACTGGAAAATAAATTGCAGCAGATTAGGGCAATTACAGAGCTTCTGGAAGGTGGAATGAGCCTTGAGCAGATTGTGGAACTGCTTTATGAAGATATTTCGATATTTGAGGAAGAGACTGATGTTGATGGCGCTCATAAAAAGATTTATGTGGAAGATTTTGAAATTTTAGAAAAATCAGAGCTGGAGTATAAATGCAATTGTACTAAAGATAGGTTTTACAAGGGATTAATCACACTTGGAAAAGAAGAAATTGATAAAATTCTGGAAGAGGAAGGTAAAATTCAAGTAGAATGCCATTTTTGCGGTAAAAAATATGATTTTGGAAAACAAGATTTTGAAAATTTATAA
- a CDS encoding D-alanine--D-alanine ligase has protein sequence MSKLRVGVIRGGVSTEREVSLKTGSEIVANLNRDKYEVFDIVIDSEKEVFEKVKDLNLDFVYIALHGVFGEDGRIQAILQSLGVAYSGPGVMSSAVCMDKEFSKRIVAGYGVRIAKWKSVRVGETVDFETIRKELGNRVVVKPNSGGSSIGVSFVENQEELEKGLELVFGMDKEALIEEVLHGVEISVPVIDGKVFPTIRIEALAGDYFDYESKYAKGGANEYVFEFPEKVQAEINKFAKDSYYGLKCEGFARIDFMVVNEETPYFMEVNTSPGMTSASLLPKSTASKGYNYSQTLDLLIESSIKVER, from the coding sequence ATGTCAAAATTAAGAGTAGGAGTAATACGTGGGGGAGTTTCAACTGAAAGAGAAGTTTCTTTAAAGACAGGAAGTGAAATTGTAGCAAACTTGAATAGAGATAAATATGAGGTTTTTGATATTGTGATTGATTCAGAAAAGGAAGTTTTTGAGAAGGTAAAAGACTTGAATCTGGATTTTGTTTATATTGCTTTACACGGTGTATTTGGGGAAGATGGAAGAATACAGGCAATTTTGCAAAGTCTGGGAGTCGCTTATAGCGGGCCTGGAGTGATGTCAAGTGCTGTTTGCATGGATAAGGAATTTTCAAAAAGAATTGTGGCTGGATATGGAGTTAGAATTGCGAAATGGAAAAGCGTACGTGTAGGCGAAACAGTTGACTTTGAGACAATAAGAAAAGAATTGGGAAATCGTGTTGTAGTAAAACCTAACAGCGGTGGCTCAAGTATTGGAGTAAGTTTTGTGGAAAATCAGGAAGAACTTGAAAAAGGGCTGGAACTTGTTTTTGGAATGGATAAGGAGGCTCTGATTGAGGAAGTGCTGCATGGTGTGGAAATCAGTGTGCCTGTGATTGATGGGAAAGTTTTTCCAACAATAAGAATTGAAGCTCTTGCAGGAGATTACTTTGACTATGAATCAAAATATGCAAAAGGTGGAGCAAATGAATATGTATTTGAATTTCCTGAAAAAGTGCAGGCTGAAATTAATAAATTTGCAAAAGACAGTTATTACGGACTAAAATGTGAAGGATTTGCAAGAATAGATTTTATGGTGGTAAATGAAGAAACACCGTATTTTATGGAAGTAAACACATCGCCAGGAATGACATCTGCCAGCTTATTGCCAAAAAGTACAGCTTCAAAGGGTTATAATTATTCGCAAACATTGGACTTATTGATAGAATCTTCAATAAAAGTGGAAAGATAA
- a CDS encoding S-ribosylhomocysteine lyase, whose amino-acid sequence MERIASFTVDHIRLNRGIYVSRIDEVNGNYLTSFDIRMKLPNREPVINIAELHTMEHLGATFLRNHPTWKDEIVYFGPMGCRTGFYLILKGKLESKDIVDLMKELYKFMAEFKGAIPGATAMECGNYLDQNLPMANFEAKKYLEETLENLGEKNLNYPE is encoded by the coding sequence ATGGAAAGAATAGCAAGTTTTACAGTAGATCACATCAGATTAAACAGAGGAATTTATGTATCAAGAATAGATGAAGTTAATGGAAATTATTTGACAAGTTTTGATATAAGAATGAAATTGCCAAATAGAGAGCCAGTGATAAACATTGCTGAACTTCATACAATGGAGCATTTGGGAGCAACTTTTTTGAGAAATCATCCAACTTGGAAAGATGAAATCGTATATTTTGGGCCTATGGGCTGCAGAACAGGATTTTATCTTATCTTAAAAGGAAAATTGGAATCAAAGGACATTGTTGACTTAATGAAGGAACTTTACAAATTTATGGCAGAATTTAAAGGAGCAATCCCAGGAGCGACTGCTATGGAATGTGGAAATTATTTGGATCAAAACTTGCCAATGGCTAATTTTGAGGCTAAGAAATATTTGGAGGAAACTTTGGAGAATTTGGGAGAGAAAAATTTAAATTATCCTGAGTAA